In Rattus norvegicus strain BN/NHsdMcwi chromosome 3, GRCr8, whole genome shotgun sequence, a genomic segment contains:
- the Slc43a3 gene encoding equilibrative nucleobase transporter 1 (The RefSeq protein has 1 substitution compared to this genomic sequence), translating to MASQLPLYLATFLTGLLECIGFAGVLFGWTSLLFVFKAENYFLKPCEQDCVLGGNATGLPDLKAQDEKFSLIFTLASFMNNFMTFPTGYIFDRFKTAVARLLAIFFYTCATLIIAFTSADTAMLLFLAMPMLAVGGILFLITNLQIGNLFGKHRSTIITFYNGAFDSSSAVFLIIKLLYEQGISLRHSFIFLSVCSAWHVGRTFLLMPRGHIPYPLPPNYSYGLCSRFCTRKEENEAAEHETKELQSRECQSPKEENSGPEQQQQQQQQQQQQQQQQQQHSFRRCVFSHRFILHVVWLSIIQLWHYLFIGTLNSLLTKLAGEDSVKVSAYTNAFAITQFFGVLCAPWNGLLMDCLKQKYQKEAKRTGLSSEAVALCSMVPSLALTSLLSLGFTLCASIPVIELQYATFILQVVSRSFLYGCNAAFLTLAFPSEHFGKLFGLVMALSAIVSLLQFPLFKVSPESKAVYVSMGLAIFLTLVHPFLVYRECRVEKTKPSVDA from the exons ATGGCGAGCCAGCTGCCCCTTTACTTGGCCACCTTCTTGACTGGGCTGCTGGAATGCATCGGTTTTGCTGGTGTCCTCTTTGGCTGGACCTCACTGTTGTTTGTGTTCAAAGCAGAAAACTACTTCTTAAAGCCCTGTGAACAGGACTGCGTGCTCGGGGGCAATACAACAGGCCTCCCTG ACCTCAAAGCTCAGGATGAGAAGTTCTCCCTCATCTTCACCCTGGCATCCTTCATGAACAACTTTATGACCTTCCCCACTGGCTACATCTTTGACCGCTTCAAGACTGCTGTGGCCCGCCTGTTAGCCAT ATTTTTCTACACCTGCGCCACACTCATCATTGCGTTCACCTCTGCAG ACACTGCCATGTTGCTCTTCCTGGCCATGCCTATGCTTGCAGTGGGAGGAATCCTGTTCCTCATCACCAACCTACAG ATTGGGAATCTCTTTGGCAAACACCGTTCAACCATTATCACCTTCTACAATGGAGCATTTGACTCCTCCTCAGCAGTGTTCCTCATCATTAAA CTTCTTTATGAGCAGGGAATCAGCCTCAGGCACTCCTtcatcttcctgtctgtctgcagtGCCTGGCATGTTGGGCGTACTTTCCTTCTGATGCCTCGGGGACATATCCCCTACCCACTGCCTCCCAACTATAGCTATGG CTTGTGCTCCAGGTTCTGTACCaggaaggaagagaatgaggCAGCTGAACATGAGACCAAGGAGTTGCAGTCAAGGGAATGTCAGTCACCAAAGGAAG AGAACTCTGgaccagagcagcagcagcagcagcagcagcagcagcagcagcagcagcagcagcagcagcagcactccTTCCGACGCTGCGTGTTCTCTCACCGATTCATCTTGCATGTGGTGTGGCTGTCCATCATACAGTTGTGGCATTACCTCTTCATTGGTACTCTCAACTCTCTCCTCACCAAGTTGGCTGGTGAGGATAGTGTGAAAG TCAGTGCCTACACAAATGCCTTTGCCATCACCCAATTTTTTGGCGTGCTGTGTGCCCCCTGGAACGGCTTACTCATGGACTGCCTTAAACAGAAGTATCAGAAGGAAGCCAAAAGGACAG GTTTGTCCTCTGAGGCTGTGGCTCTCTGCTCCATGGTGCCTTCGCTGGCCCTGACGTCTCTCCTGTCCCTGGGCTTTACTCTGTGTGCCTCCATTCCTGTCATAGAGCTCCAGTACGCCACCTTCATCCTGCAAGTGGTCAGCCGCTCCTTTCTGTACGGGTGCAATGCCGCCTTCCTCACACTGGC TTTTCCCTCAGAGCATTTTGGAAAGCTCTTTGGTCTGGTGATGGCCTTGTCGGCTATTGTGTCTCTGTTGCAGTTCCCCCTGTTCAAAGTCTCCCCGGAGAGCAAAGCTGTATAT GTGTCGATGGGGCTTGCCATTTTTCTGACATTGGTCCATCCCTTTCTGGTGTACCGTGAGTGCCGTGTTGAGAAGACAAAACCATCAGTGGACGCCTAG
- the Slc43a3 gene encoding equilibrative nucleobase transporter 1 isoform X3 has protein sequence MASQLPLYLATFLTGLLECIGFAGVLFGWTSLLFVFKAENYFLKPCEQDCVLGGNTTGLPDLKAQDEKFSLIFTLASFMNNFMTFPTGYIFDRFKTAVARLLAIFFYTCATLIIAFTSADTAMLLFLAMPMLAVGGILFLITNLQIGNLFGKHRSTIITFYNGAFDSSSAVFLIIKLLYEQGISLRHSFIFLSVCSAWHVGRTFLLMPRGHIPYPLPPNYSYGLCSRFCTRKEENEAAEHETKELQSRECQSPKEENSGPEQQQQQQQQQQQQQQQQQQHSFRRCVFSHRFILHVVWLSIIQLWHYLFIGTLNSLLTKLAGEDSVKVSAYTNAFAITQFFGVLCAPWNGLLMDCLKQKYQKEAKRTGLSSEAVALCSMVPSLALTSLLSLGFTLCASIPVIELQYATFILQVVSRSFLYGCNAAFLTLAFPSEHFGKLFGLVMALSAIVSLLQFPLFKVSPESKAVYS, from the exons ATGGCGAGCCAGCTGCCCCTTTACTTGGCCACCTTCTTGACTGGGCTGCTGGAATGCATCGGTTTTGCTGGTGTCCTCTTTGGCTGGACCTCACTGTTGTTTGTGTTCAAAGCAGAAAACTACTTCTTAAAGCCCTGTGAACAGGACTGCGTGCTCGGGGGCAATACAACAGGCCTCCCTG ACCTCAAAGCTCAGGATGAGAAGTTCTCCCTCATCTTCACCCTGGCATCCTTCATGAACAACTTTATGACCTTCCCCACTGGCTACATCTTTGACCGCTTCAAGACTGCTGTGGCCCGCCTGTTAGCCAT ATTTTTCTACACCTGCGCCACACTCATCATTGCGTTCACCTCTGCAG ACACTGCCATGTTGCTCTTCCTGGCCATGCCTATGCTTGCAGTGGGAGGAATCCTGTTCCTCATCACCAACCTACAG ATTGGGAATCTCTTTGGCAAACACCGTTCAACCATTATCACCTTCTACAATGGAGCATTTGACTCCTCCTCAGCAGTGTTCCTCATCATTAAA CTTCTTTATGAGCAGGGAATCAGCCTCAGGCACTCCTtcatcttcctgtctgtctgcagtGCCTGGCATGTTGGGCGTACTTTCCTTCTGATGCCTCGGGGACATATCCCCTACCCACTGCCTCCCAACTATAGCTATGG CTTGTGCTCCAGGTTCTGTACCaggaaggaagagaatgaggCAGCTGAACATGAGACCAAGGAGTTGCAGTCAAGGGAATGTCAGTCACCAAAGGAAG AGAACTCTGgaccagagcagcagcagcagcagcagcagcagcagcagcagcagcagcagcagcagcagcagcactccTTCCGACGCTGCGTGTTCTCTCACCGATTCATCTTGCATGTGGTGTGGCTGTCCATCATACAGTTGTGGCATTACCTCTTCATTGGTACTCTCAACTCTCTCCTCACCAAGTTGGCTGGTGAGGATAGTGTGAAAG TCAGTGCCTACACAAATGCCTTTGCCATCACCCAATTTTTTGGCGTGCTGTGTGCCCCCTGGAACGGCTTACTCATGGACTGCCTTAAACAGAAGTATCAGAAGGAAGCCAAAAGGACAG GTTTGTCCTCTGAGGCTGTGGCTCTCTGCTCCATGGTGCCTTCGCTGGCCCTGACGTCTCTCCTGTCCCTGGGCTTTACTCTGTGTGCCTCCATTCCTGTCATAGAGCTCCAGTACGCCACCTTCATCCTGCAAGTGGTCAGCCGCTCCTTTCTGTACGGGTGCAATGCCGCCTTCCTCACACTGGC TTTTCCCTCAGAGCATTTTGGAAAGCTCTTTGGTCTGGTGATGGCCTTGTCGGCTATTGTGTCTCTGTTGCAGTTCCCCCTGTTCAAAGTCTCCCCGGAGAGCAAAGCTGTATAT
- the Slc43a3 gene encoding equilibrative nucleobase transporter 1 isoform X1 — protein sequence MASQLPLYLATFLTGLLECIGFAGVLFGWTSLLFVFKAENYFLKPCEQDCVLGGNTTGLPDLKAQDEKFSLIFTLASFMNNFMTFPTGYIFDRFKTAVARLLAIFFYTCATLIIAFTSADTAMLLFLAMPMLAVGGILFLITNLQIGNLFGKHRSTIITFYNGAFDSSSAVFLIIKLLYEQGISLRHSFIFLSVCSAWHVGRTFLLMPRGHIPYPLPPNYSYGLCSRFCTRKEENEAAEHETKELQSRECQSPKEENSGPEQQQQQQQQQQQQQQQQQQHSFRRCVFSHRFILHVVWLSIIQLWHYLFIGTLNSLLTKLAGEDSVKVSAYTNAFAITQFFGVLCAPWNGLLMDCLKQKYQKEAKRTGLSSEAVALCSMVPSLALTSLLSLGFTLCASIPVIELQYATFILQVVSRSFLYGCNAAFLTLAFPSEHFGKLFGLVMALSAIVSLLQFPLFKVSPESKAVYVSMGLAIFLTLVHPFLVYRECRVEKTKPSVDA from the exons ATGGCGAGCCAGCTGCCCCTTTACTTGGCCACCTTCTTGACTGGGCTGCTGGAATGCATCGGTTTTGCTGGTGTCCTCTTTGGCTGGACCTCACTGTTGTTTGTGTTCAAAGCAGAAAACTACTTCTTAAAGCCCTGTGAACAGGACTGCGTGCTCGGGGGCAATACAACAGGCCTCCCTG ACCTCAAAGCTCAGGATGAGAAGTTCTCCCTCATCTTCACCCTGGCATCCTTCATGAACAACTTTATGACCTTCCCCACTGGCTACATCTTTGACCGCTTCAAGACTGCTGTGGCCCGCCTGTTAGCCAT ATTTTTCTACACCTGCGCCACACTCATCATTGCGTTCACCTCTGCAG ACACTGCCATGTTGCTCTTCCTGGCCATGCCTATGCTTGCAGTGGGAGGAATCCTGTTCCTCATCACCAACCTACAG ATTGGGAATCTCTTTGGCAAACACCGTTCAACCATTATCACCTTCTACAATGGAGCATTTGACTCCTCCTCAGCAGTGTTCCTCATCATTAAA CTTCTTTATGAGCAGGGAATCAGCCTCAGGCACTCCTtcatcttcctgtctgtctgcagtGCCTGGCATGTTGGGCGTACTTTCCTTCTGATGCCTCGGGGACATATCCCCTACCCACTGCCTCCCAACTATAGCTATGG CTTGTGCTCCAGGTTCTGTACCaggaaggaagagaatgaggCAGCTGAACATGAGACCAAGGAGTTGCAGTCAAGGGAATGTCAGTCACCAAAGGAAG AGAACTCTGgaccagagcagcagcagcagcagcagcagcagcagcagcagcagcagcagcagcagcagcagcactccTTCCGACGCTGCGTGTTCTCTCACCGATTCATCTTGCATGTGGTGTGGCTGTCCATCATACAGTTGTGGCATTACCTCTTCATTGGTACTCTCAACTCTCTCCTCACCAAGTTGGCTGGTGAGGATAGTGTGAAAG TCAGTGCCTACACAAATGCCTTTGCCATCACCCAATTTTTTGGCGTGCTGTGTGCCCCCTGGAACGGCTTACTCATGGACTGCCTTAAACAGAAGTATCAGAAGGAAGCCAAAAGGACAG GTTTGTCCTCTGAGGCTGTGGCTCTCTGCTCCATGGTGCCTTCGCTGGCCCTGACGTCTCTCCTGTCCCTGGGCTTTACTCTGTGTGCCTCCATTCCTGTCATAGAGCTCCAGTACGCCACCTTCATCCTGCAAGTGGTCAGCCGCTCCTTTCTGTACGGGTGCAATGCCGCCTTCCTCACACTGGC TTTTCCCTCAGAGCATTTTGGAAAGCTCTTTGGTCTGGTGATGGCCTTGTCGGCTATTGTGTCTCTGTTGCAGTTCCCCCTGTTCAAAGTCTCCCCGGAGAGCAAAGCTGTATAT GTGTCGATGGGGCTTGCCATTTTTCTGACATTGGTCCATCCCTTTCTGGTGTACCGTGAGTGCCGTGTTGAGAAGACAAAACCATCAGTGGACGCCTAG
- the Slc43a3 gene encoding equilibrative nucleobase transporter 1 isoform X4 yields the protein MASQLPLYLATFLTGLLECIGFAGVLFGWTSLLFVFKAENYFLKPCEQDCVLGGNTTGLPDLKAQDEKFSLIFTLASFMNNFMTFPTGYIFDRFKTAVARLLAIFFYTCATLIIAFTSADTAMLLFLAMPMLAVGGILFLITNLQIGNLFGKHRSTIITFYNGAFDSSSAVFLIIKLLYEQGISLRHSFIFLSVCSAWHVGRTFLLMPRGHIPYPLPPNYSYGLCSRFCTRKEENEAAEHETKELQSRECQSPKEENSGPEQQQQQQQQQQQQQQQQQQHSFRRCVFSHRFILHVVWLSIIQLWHYLFIGTLNSLLTKLAGEDSVKVPTQMPLPSPNFLACCVPPGTAYSWTALNRSIRRKPKGQVCPLRLWLSAPWCLRWP from the exons ATGGCGAGCCAGCTGCCCCTTTACTTGGCCACCTTCTTGACTGGGCTGCTGGAATGCATCGGTTTTGCTGGTGTCCTCTTTGGCTGGACCTCACTGTTGTTTGTGTTCAAAGCAGAAAACTACTTCTTAAAGCCCTGTGAACAGGACTGCGTGCTCGGGGGCAATACAACAGGCCTCCCTG ACCTCAAAGCTCAGGATGAGAAGTTCTCCCTCATCTTCACCCTGGCATCCTTCATGAACAACTTTATGACCTTCCCCACTGGCTACATCTTTGACCGCTTCAAGACTGCTGTGGCCCGCCTGTTAGCCAT ATTTTTCTACACCTGCGCCACACTCATCATTGCGTTCACCTCTGCAG ACACTGCCATGTTGCTCTTCCTGGCCATGCCTATGCTTGCAGTGGGAGGAATCCTGTTCCTCATCACCAACCTACAG ATTGGGAATCTCTTTGGCAAACACCGTTCAACCATTATCACCTTCTACAATGGAGCATTTGACTCCTCCTCAGCAGTGTTCCTCATCATTAAA CTTCTTTATGAGCAGGGAATCAGCCTCAGGCACTCCTtcatcttcctgtctgtctgcagtGCCTGGCATGTTGGGCGTACTTTCCTTCTGATGCCTCGGGGACATATCCCCTACCCACTGCCTCCCAACTATAGCTATGG CTTGTGCTCCAGGTTCTGTACCaggaaggaagagaatgaggCAGCTGAACATGAGACCAAGGAGTTGCAGTCAAGGGAATGTCAGTCACCAAAGGAAG AGAACTCTGgaccagagcagcagcagcagcagcagcagcagcagcagcagcagcagcagcagcagcagcagcactccTTCCGACGCTGCGTGTTCTCTCACCGATTCATCTTGCATGTGGTGTGGCTGTCCATCATACAGTTGTGGCATTACCTCTTCATTGGTACTCTCAACTCTCTCCTCACCAAGTTGGCTGGTGAGGATAGTGTGAAAG TGCCTACACAAATGCCTTTGCCATCACCCAATTTTTTGGCGTGCTGTGTGCCCCCTGGAACGGCTTACTCATGGACTGCCTTAAACAGAAGTATCAGAAGGAAGCCAAAAGGACAG GTTTGTCCTCTGAGGCTGTGGCTCTCTGCTCCATGGTGCCTTCGCTGGCCCTGA
- the Slc43a3 gene encoding equilibrative nucleobase transporter 1 isoform X2, protein MASQLPLYLATFLTGLLECIGFAGVLFGWTSLLFVFKAENYFLKPCEQDCVLGGNTTGLPDLKAQDEKFSLIFTLASFMNNFMTFPTGYIFDRFKTAVARLLAIFFYTCATLIIAFTSADTAMLLFLAMPMLAVGGILFLITNLQLLYEQGISLRHSFIFLSVCSAWHVGRTFLLMPRGHIPYPLPPNYSYGLCSRFCTRKEENEAAEHETKELQSRECQSPKEENSGPEQQQQQQQQQQQQQQQQQQHSFRRCVFSHRFILHVVWLSIIQLWHYLFIGTLNSLLTKLAGEDSVKVSAYTNAFAITQFFGVLCAPWNGLLMDCLKQKYQKEAKRTGLSSEAVALCSMVPSLALTSLLSLGFTLCASIPVIELQYATFILQVVSRSFLYGCNAAFLTLAFPSEHFGKLFGLVMALSAIVSLLQFPLFKVSPESKAVYVSMGLAIFLTLVHPFLVYRECRVEKTKPSVDA, encoded by the exons ATGGCGAGCCAGCTGCCCCTTTACTTGGCCACCTTCTTGACTGGGCTGCTGGAATGCATCGGTTTTGCTGGTGTCCTCTTTGGCTGGACCTCACTGTTGTTTGTGTTCAAAGCAGAAAACTACTTCTTAAAGCCCTGTGAACAGGACTGCGTGCTCGGGGGCAATACAACAGGCCTCCCTG ACCTCAAAGCTCAGGATGAGAAGTTCTCCCTCATCTTCACCCTGGCATCCTTCATGAACAACTTTATGACCTTCCCCACTGGCTACATCTTTGACCGCTTCAAGACTGCTGTGGCCCGCCTGTTAGCCAT ATTTTTCTACACCTGCGCCACACTCATCATTGCGTTCACCTCTGCAG ACACTGCCATGTTGCTCTTCCTGGCCATGCCTATGCTTGCAGTGGGAGGAATCCTGTTCCTCATCACCAACCTACAG CTTCTTTATGAGCAGGGAATCAGCCTCAGGCACTCCTtcatcttcctgtctgtctgcagtGCCTGGCATGTTGGGCGTACTTTCCTTCTGATGCCTCGGGGACATATCCCCTACCCACTGCCTCCCAACTATAGCTATGG CTTGTGCTCCAGGTTCTGTACCaggaaggaagagaatgaggCAGCTGAACATGAGACCAAGGAGTTGCAGTCAAGGGAATGTCAGTCACCAAAGGAAG AGAACTCTGgaccagagcagcagcagcagcagcagcagcagcagcagcagcagcagcagcagcagcagcagcactccTTCCGACGCTGCGTGTTCTCTCACCGATTCATCTTGCATGTGGTGTGGCTGTCCATCATACAGTTGTGGCATTACCTCTTCATTGGTACTCTCAACTCTCTCCTCACCAAGTTGGCTGGTGAGGATAGTGTGAAAG TCAGTGCCTACACAAATGCCTTTGCCATCACCCAATTTTTTGGCGTGCTGTGTGCCCCCTGGAACGGCTTACTCATGGACTGCCTTAAACAGAAGTATCAGAAGGAAGCCAAAAGGACAG GTTTGTCCTCTGAGGCTGTGGCTCTCTGCTCCATGGTGCCTTCGCTGGCCCTGACGTCTCTCCTGTCCCTGGGCTTTACTCTGTGTGCCTCCATTCCTGTCATAGAGCTCCAGTACGCCACCTTCATCCTGCAAGTGGTCAGCCGCTCCTTTCTGTACGGGTGCAATGCCGCCTTCCTCACACTGGC TTTTCCCTCAGAGCATTTTGGAAAGCTCTTTGGTCTGGTGATGGCCTTGTCGGCTATTGTGTCTCTGTTGCAGTTCCCCCTGTTCAAAGTCTCCCCGGAGAGCAAAGCTGTATAT GTGTCGATGGGGCTTGCCATTTTTCTGACATTGGTCCATCCCTTTCTGGTGTACCGTGAGTGCCGTGTTGAGAAGACAAAACCATCAGTGGACGCCTAG
- the Slc43a3 gene encoding equilibrative nucleobase transporter 1 isoform X5, protein MPRGHIPYPLPPNYSYGLCSRFCTRKEENEAAEHETKELQSRECQSPKEENSGPEQQQQQQQQQQQQQQQQQQHSFRRCVFSHRFILHVVWLSIIQLWHYLFIGTLNSLLTKLAGEDSVKVSAYTNAFAITQFFGVLCAPWNGLLMDCLKQKYQKEAKRTGLSSEAVALCSMVPSLALTSLLSLGFTLCASIPVIELQYATFILQVVSRSFLYGCNAAFLTLAFPSEHFGKLFGLVMALSAIVSLLQFPLFKVSPESKAVYVSMGLAIFLTLVHPFLVYRECRVEKTKPSVDA, encoded by the exons ATGCCTCGGGGACATATCCCCTACCCACTGCCTCCCAACTATAGCTATGG CTTGTGCTCCAGGTTCTGTACCaggaaggaagagaatgaggCAGCTGAACATGAGACCAAGGAGTTGCAGTCAAGGGAATGTCAGTCACCAAAGGAAG AGAACTCTGgaccagagcagcagcagcagcagcagcagcagcagcagcagcagcagcagcagcagcagcagcactccTTCCGACGCTGCGTGTTCTCTCACCGATTCATCTTGCATGTGGTGTGGCTGTCCATCATACAGTTGTGGCATTACCTCTTCATTGGTACTCTCAACTCTCTCCTCACCAAGTTGGCTGGTGAGGATAGTGTGAAAG TCAGTGCCTACACAAATGCCTTTGCCATCACCCAATTTTTTGGCGTGCTGTGTGCCCCCTGGAACGGCTTACTCATGGACTGCCTTAAACAGAAGTATCAGAAGGAAGCCAAAAGGACAG GTTTGTCCTCTGAGGCTGTGGCTCTCTGCTCCATGGTGCCTTCGCTGGCCCTGACGTCTCTCCTGTCCCTGGGCTTTACTCTGTGTGCCTCCATTCCTGTCATAGAGCTCCAGTACGCCACCTTCATCCTGCAAGTGGTCAGCCGCTCCTTTCTGTACGGGTGCAATGCCGCCTTCCTCACACTGGC TTTTCCCTCAGAGCATTTTGGAAAGCTCTTTGGTCTGGTGATGGCCTTGTCGGCTATTGTGTCTCTGTTGCAGTTCCCCCTGTTCAAAGTCTCCCCGGAGAGCAAAGCTGTATAT GTGTCGATGGGGCTTGCCATTTTTCTGACATTGGTCCATCCCTTTCTGGTGTACCGTGAGTGCCGTGTTGAGAAGACAAAACCATCAGTGGACGCCTAG